From the Bacillus tuaregi genome, one window contains:
- a CDS encoding IS607 family transposase: MFTIREAAEMLGVATSTLRRWENEGKIKSVRTTGNHRRYTVEELSKIKKVKPLNEKITVGYCRVSSSDQREDLKRQVELVSMYCTAKGYGFEIIEDLGSGLNYNKKGLTKLIKMIQSNQVERVVINYRDRLIRFGMELIEQICEFHDVKIEVINQTEDKTYEQEMVEDILSILTVFSSRLYGSRSHKSKKLKQMVEEVIKE; this comes from the coding sequence ATGTTCACAATTAGAGAAGCGGCGGAAATGTTAGGAGTGGCAACATCTACGTTAAGAAGGTGGGAAAACGAAGGAAAAATTAAGTCCGTTCGTACAACAGGCAACCACCGTCGGTATACTGTTGAAGAATTATCTAAAATAAAAAAAGTGAAGCCATTAAATGAAAAAATAACCGTAGGTTATTGTCGCGTTTCTTCTTCTGATCAAAGAGAAGATTTGAAACGTCAGGTAGAACTGGTGAGTATGTATTGTACGGCAAAGGGGTACGGTTTCGAAATAATAGAAGATCTGGGAAGTGGATTAAACTATAACAAAAAAGGTTTAACAAAATTAATTAAAATGATTCAATCGAATCAAGTGGAACGTGTGGTTATAAATTATCGAGATCGGTTGATTCGATTTGGTATGGAATTAATCGAACAAATTTGCGAGTTTCACGATGTGAAAATAGAAGTCATTAATCAAACAGAAGACAAAACATATGAACAAGAAATGGTAGAAGATATATTATCCATTTTAACCGTATTTAGTAGTCGGTTATATGGAAGTAGAAGCCATAAGTCAAAAAAATTAAAACAAATGGTGGAAGAAGTTATAAAAGAATAA
- a CDS encoding hydroxymethylglutaryl-CoA lyase — protein sequence MTLHLPKKVTIIEVGPRDGLQNEKNFIPTAVKIDFIAKLKEAGLQELELTSFVSPKWVPQMSDAEDIVAACLDLKTKAIVLVPNRKGMERVMHTPCRAVAVFAGVSDEFNRKNSNKATSELLKELIPAVIELKGKGYFIRACISTAFYCPYKGKIAEADTIRLCNVFIDAGVDELSVADTIGMAAPHESFSLFSKLIRNFPNQLITAHFHDTRKMALANIYAALEAGVVRFDASAGGLGGCPFAKGATGNVATEDVVYMLSRMGVDTGVDLEKLIDAIHLISPHLSRPIDSAVFRLHTAAE from the coding sequence ATGACACTTCACTTGCCAAAAAAAGTGACGATTATTGAAGTAGGTCCACGTGATGGACTGCAAAACGAGAAAAATTTTATTCCAACGGCAGTTAAAATAGATTTTATTGCCAAATTAAAGGAAGCTGGCCTTCAAGAACTGGAATTGACCTCCTTCGTTTCTCCCAAATGGGTTCCACAAATGAGTGATGCCGAGGATATCGTTGCTGCTTGTCTTGACTTGAAAACGAAAGCAATCGTTCTTGTTCCAAATCGTAAAGGAATGGAGAGAGTCATGCATACACCGTGCCGAGCTGTTGCCGTCTTCGCCGGTGTAAGTGATGAGTTTAATCGAAAAAACAGTAACAAAGCCACCTCCGAGCTCTTGAAGGAGCTGATTCCTGCTGTGATTGAATTAAAGGGGAAAGGCTATTTTATCCGCGCTTGTATTTCAACTGCTTTTTACTGCCCCTACAAGGGGAAAATAGCTGAGGCGGATACAATCCGACTTTGCAATGTGTTTATTGATGCTGGTGTGGATGAATTAAGCGTAGCAGACACAATCGGAATGGCTGCCCCACATGAAAGTTTTTCTTTATTTTCCAAGTTAATCCGAAATTTCCCAAACCAATTGATTACTGCTCATTTTCACGATACACGAAAAATGGCATTAGCCAATATTTATGCAGCCCTCGAGGCGGGGGTTGTTCGGTTTGATGCTTCTGCCGGCGGTCTTGGCGGCTGTCCCTTTGCTAAGGGTGCAACAGGGAATGTTGCGACAGAGGATGTCGTCTACATGCTTTCACGGATGGGAGTTGATACAGGCGTGGACTTAGAGAAGCTGATTGACGCTATTCACCTTATCTCCCCACACCTTTCACGTCCCATTGACAGCGCGGTTTTCCGTCTGCACACGGCTGCTGAATAA
- the fur gene encoding ferric iron uptake transcriptional regulator yields the protein METRIERIKKQLHSSSYKLTPQREATVCVLLEHEEDHLSAEDVYLLVKEKSPEIGLATVYRTLELLTELKIVDKINFGDGVSRYDLRTEGAAHFHHHLVCIECGSVDEIQQDLLDDVEQLVERDWKFKIKDHRLTFHGICYRCQEKKQSKPK from the coding sequence ATGGAAACTAGAATAGAAAGAATTAAGAAGCAGTTACACTCATCTAGCTATAAATTAACACCACAGCGTGAAGCAACCGTTTGTGTTTTATTAGAGCACGAAGAAGACCACTTAAGTGCTGAAGATGTTTACCTCCTAGTAAAAGAAAAATCGCCTGAGATTGGTTTAGCAACGGTTTATCGTACGTTAGAGCTGTTAACTGAATTGAAAATTGTCGATAAAATTAACTTTGGCGATGGTGTATCTCGTTACGATCTTCGTACAGAGGGAGCAGCGCACTTTCATCATCATCTTGTCTGTATTGAATGCGGCTCTGTTGATGAAATTCAGCAGGATTTATTAGATGATGTCGAGCAATTAGTTGAACGTGATTGGAAATTTAAAATAAAAGACCACCGTCTTACGTTTCATGGAATTTGCTATCGTTGTCAGGAAAAAAAACAATCGAAACCTAAATAA
- a CDS encoding CoA transferase subunit A has product MKRICSSFEEAIAEISDGATLMVGGFGLCGIPENLILALVEKNVRNLTIISNNCGIDDWGLGLLLKNRQIKKMIGSYVGENKEFERQVIAGELHVELLPQGTLAEKIRAGGAGIPAFFTPAGVGTQLEKGKEIRTYHGKEYLLEEALMADFSIVRAWKGDRLGNLVYHKTARNFNPMMAAAGRVTIAEVEALVETGELEADQIHTPGIYVQTIVEGRQQKRMERLRLR; this is encoded by the coding sequence ATGAAGAGAATTTGTTCGTCGTTTGAGGAAGCAATAGCAGAGATTAGCGATGGAGCAACACTGATGGTAGGAGGCTTTGGTCTATGTGGCATTCCAGAAAATCTCATTTTGGCATTGGTAGAAAAAAATGTCCGGAATTTAACCATCATCTCCAACAACTGTGGAATAGATGATTGGGGGTTAGGCCTTCTGTTAAAAAACCGTCAAATCAAAAAAATGATTGGATCCTATGTTGGTGAAAATAAAGAGTTTGAAAGACAGGTAATTGCCGGGGAGCTTCATGTAGAACTACTGCCACAAGGAACACTGGCGGAAAAAATCAGAGCTGGAGGTGCTGGAATACCAGCCTTCTTTACCCCCGCTGGTGTTGGGACCCAACTGGAAAAAGGAAAAGAAATCCGCACTTATCATGGGAAGGAATATTTGCTTGAAGAGGCCTTAATGGCGGATTTTAGTATTGTACGGGCGTGGAAAGGAGACCGGCTGGGGAACCTAGTCTATCATAAAACAGCACGTAATTTTAATCCGATGATGGCTGCGGCTGGCCGGGTTACGATAGCTGAAGTAGAGGCGCTTGTGGAAACGGGAGAGCTCGAGGCAGATCAAATCCATACACCTGGAATCTATGTTCAAACGATAGTAGAGGGCAGACAGCAAAAACGAATGGAGCGCTTGCGCCTCAGGTAG
- the spoIIM gene encoding stage II sporulation protein M, with amino-acid sequence MKKKMYHNVIVTHLREHSSIYLFVIVLFLMGVIFGAIVVNSLSFGQKEDLFYYLTQFFGQVSNGKIATSHDLFLQSFLHNSKYIGLIGLLGISIIGLPIILILLFIKGMVVGFTVGFLVSQMGWNGFLLSFVSVLPQNFLIIPVFIVTATVAVTISLKMIKRQFMKKISEPILPMLGKYLILFVAAGLLLAIAAGIEAYLSPSLMKAVIDSVS; translated from the coding sequence ATGAAGAAAAAAATGTACCATAACGTTATTGTCACACATTTACGCGAGCATTCCTCAATTTATCTCTTTGTGATTGTGCTATTTTTAATGGGAGTTATTTTTGGTGCTATCGTTGTCAATAGCTTAAGCTTTGGCCAAAAGGAAGATTTGTTTTATTATTTAACACAATTTTTTGGACAGGTTTCAAATGGGAAAATAGCCACATCACATGATTTATTTCTGCAAAGCTTTCTGCATAACAGTAAATATATCGGTTTGATAGGACTCTTAGGAATATCGATTATCGGTCTTCCTATCATATTGATTCTATTGTTTATAAAAGGGATGGTCGTCGGCTTTACGGTGGGTTTTCTCGTGAGTCAAATGGGCTGGAATGGCTTTCTGCTATCCTTCGTTTCTGTGCTTCCACAGAATTTTCTCATTATCCCTGTTTTTATTGTCACGGCAACGGTGGCCGTGACCATCTCGTTGAAAATGATAAAAAGACAATTTATGAAAAAAATAAGTGAACCAATTCTACCGATGCTGGGAAAATATCTCATTTTGTTCGTTGCAGCTGGCTTGCTGCTTGCTATTGCAGCAGGAATTGAAGCCTATTTATCGCCCTCATTAATGAAGGCGGTTATCGATTCAGTATCTTAA
- a CDS encoding YqkE family protein, translating to MKKRQEKKSQTQDKPVTLGDLLNAELINELKDRKKELQNQEEQHRLALEEQKREERRLKEKNKSFEELLNESSVNWKDFK from the coding sequence ATGAAGAAAAGACAAGAGAAAAAATCACAAACACAAGATAAACCGGTTACCCTTGGTGATCTCCTGAACGCTGAGCTCATTAATGAACTAAAGGACAGGAAAAAAGAGCTGCAAAATCAAGAGGAGCAACACCGGTTGGCACTGGAGGAACAAAAACGGGAAGAGCGTAGATTAAAGGAAAAAAATAAATCGTTCGAGGAGCTGTTAAATGAAAGCAGCGTTAACTGGAAAGATTTTAAATAG
- a CDS encoding iron-sulfur cluster biosynthesis family protein, producing MEITITARAAVKIAAFRAGKQGLLKLKYDAEECGCVMCGVTNLWLVNELEDDDYAIETQYDSIYVEKSKEVFLDDVLTIDFQEATNCFQLKSPNQYLNPRMSLFDKTN from the coding sequence ATGGAAATAACGATTACAGCTCGAGCCGCGGTGAAAATAGCAGCGTTCAGAGCAGGAAAGCAAGGCTTGTTAAAGCTGAAATATGATGCCGAGGAATGCGGCTGTGTGATGTGCGGTGTAACTAATTTATGGCTTGTGAATGAATTGGAAGACGACGACTATGCGATTGAAACTCAGTATGACAGCATTTATGTTGAGAAATCAAAAGAGGTTTTTCTCGATGATGTCCTGACCATTGACTTTCAGGAAGCAACGAATTGCTTTCAATTGAAAAGTCCAAATCAATATTTGAATCCAAGAATGAGTCTATTCGACAAGACTAACTAA
- a CDS encoding alpha/beta hydrolase translates to MRKLLRILFSFLFFLTSFGVYFTNRIMYIKKKDEQLILNREKNAGRFDPDEFQYLPKREVSIPSPFGYELKMILVEPHSAKHYIIISHGVTENKINSIKYMKLFLERGFNAVIYDHRRHGESGGKTTSYGYYEKFDLKAVVNWLKKEKGPDLLLGIHGESMGAATMLLYAGMVEDGADFYISDCSFSDFKEQLSYLLKTEMKLTPRPLLPIADVFLRMRERYSLRDISPISVIQQIKNPILFIHSKKDTYILPSMTEALYEKKKGPKMLFLAENGAHAQSLNENKEDYEAAIDEFLREFGFLNKDT, encoded by the coding sequence CTGAGAAAACTGCTTCGGATTCTTTTTTCGTTCCTGTTCTTCCTTACGTCTTTTGGGGTTTATTTTACCAATCGGATCATGTACATCAAGAAAAAAGATGAGCAACTGATTTTAAACCGCGAAAAAAATGCGGGACGGTTTGATCCTGATGAGTTCCAGTACTTACCCAAAAGAGAAGTAAGCATCCCTTCCCCTTTCGGATACGAATTAAAAATGATTCTTGTCGAACCACATTCTGCTAAGCACTATATCATTATTTCCCACGGTGTAACTGAGAATAAAATCAACTCGATTAAGTATATGAAGCTTTTCCTTGAAAGAGGCTTTAACGCAGTGATTTATGATCACCGTCGCCATGGTGAATCTGGCGGAAAGACTACCAGTTACGGCTATTACGAAAAGTTCGACCTAAAAGCGGTTGTGAATTGGCTAAAGAAAGAGAAGGGGCCTGATTTATTGCTGGGGATTCACGGAGAATCCATGGGTGCGGCCACAATGCTCCTCTATGCGGGAATGGTTGAGGACGGGGCTGATTTTTATATTTCCGACTGCTCCTTTTCCGATTTTAAAGAGCAGCTTTCCTATTTACTGAAAACGGAAATGAAGCTGACACCGAGGCCGCTGCTTCCGATTGCAGATGTTTTCCTGCGGATGCGGGAAAGATATTCATTGCGTGACATTTCCCCTATTTCAGTCATCCAGCAAATAAAGAACCCTATTCTGTTCATTCACAGTAAAAAGGATACTTATATTCTCCCTTCCATGACGGAAGCCCTATATGAGAAGAAAAAAGGACCCAAAATGCTGTTTCTTGCTGAAAACGGTGCACATGCCCAATCCTTAAATGAGAATAAGGAAGATTATGAAGCTGCCATTGATGAGTTTTTACGTGAATTTGGTTTTCTTAACAAAGATACCTAA
- a CDS encoding endonuclease Q family protein, whose amino-acid sequence MNHYYTDLHIHIGRTRSGRAVKITGAKSLTFSNIIAHARDEKGLNMIGIIDCHSPEVILEMEEHMDTGELIELSGGGLSYGGLTIIPGSELEIYDESCHGPIHVLCFFPSMMSLKYFSNWLKNHLKNIHLSSQRIYASGKELQKKVKELGGLFIPAHVFTPFKSLYGKGVERSLAEVFDPEAIDAIELGLSSDTYMADGIKELHSYTFISNSDAHSLGKIAREYQTVAMNAPTFQELEKALANKGERGIIANYGLDPLLGKYHQTACEKCQHRFDPNEGKCQNCGHHKYVKGVADRIAELSTPTENPPVRPPYIHQIPLEFIPGLGPKMKEKLLDHFGTEMAILHEVSYEHLEQVVPTLMAERIMAARTGALQLAAGGAGKYGKVM is encoded by the coding sequence ATGAACCATTATTATACAGATCTTCATATTCACATTGGTCGGACAAGAAGCGGCAGAGCGGTGAAAATTACAGGAGCGAAAAGCTTAACCTTCTCCAATATTATTGCGCATGCTAGAGATGAAAAAGGTCTCAATATGATTGGAATTATTGACTGTCATTCTCCAGAAGTCATTTTGGAAATGGAGGAGCATATGGATACCGGAGAACTAATAGAGTTATCCGGCGGAGGTCTTTCATATGGGGGCTTAACGATTATTCCGGGCTCTGAACTTGAAATTTATGATGAAAGCTGTCATGGTCCGATTCATGTTCTCTGCTTTTTTCCTAGTATGATGAGCTTAAAATATTTCTCCAATTGGCTTAAAAATCATTTAAAAAATATTCACCTTAGTTCACAGCGAATTTATGCAAGTGGAAAAGAGCTGCAAAAGAAAGTAAAGGAATTGGGCGGATTATTTATTCCGGCACATGTGTTCACGCCCTTTAAAAGCCTTTATGGAAAAGGAGTGGAGAGGTCCTTAGCGGAGGTGTTTGATCCGGAAGCAATTGATGCAATTGAGCTTGGGTTAAGCTCGGATACTTATATGGCAGATGGAATTAAAGAGCTTCATTCCTATACCTTTATCTCGAACTCTGATGCCCATTCACTGGGTAAAATAGCTCGTGAGTATCAAACGGTTGCGATGAATGCTCCGACGTTTCAGGAATTAGAAAAGGCATTAGCTAACAAGGGGGAAAGAGGGATTATAGCCAACTATGGATTAGACCCACTGCTTGGTAAATACCATCAAACAGCCTGTGAAAAATGCCAGCATCGCTTCGATCCGAATGAGGGGAAATGTCAAAACTGCGGTCATCATAAGTATGTAAAAGGGGTAGCGGATCGAATTGCCGAGCTTTCCACGCCGACCGAGAATCCACCCGTGCGTCCGCCGTATATTCATCAAATTCCGCTTGAGTTTATACCGGGACTTGGACCAAAAATGAAAGAAAAGCTTTTAGACCACTTTGGTACAGAGATGGCCATTTTACATGAAGTTTCCTATGAACATTTGGAGCAGGTTGTCCCGACTCTTATGGCTGAAAGAATTATGGCAGCGCGAACAGGAGCATTGCAGCTTGCCGCTGGCGGGGCTGGAAAGTATGGAAAGGTTATGTAA
- a CDS encoding NUDIX hydrolase: MSLLEEKTLSTEKIFSGKVIQLQVDEVLLPNGKKAKRELIKHPGAVAIIAITDENRMVMVEQFRKALEKTIIEIPAGKLEKGEEPSACAKRELEEETGYDCESIELLNSFYTSPGFADEIVHVYVAKGLKKKENAAGLDEDEFVNLIELTLNEAQQAIEEKQICDAKTVFAVQYLLLQEVLKN, from the coding sequence ATGAGTCTCCTAGAAGAAAAAACATTATCAACAGAAAAAATCTTCTCTGGGAAGGTCATCCAACTTCAGGTAGATGAGGTACTGCTTCCGAATGGGAAGAAAGCAAAAAGAGAATTAATTAAACATCCCGGGGCAGTCGCGATTATTGCGATTACAGATGAGAATCGAATGGTGATGGTTGAACAATTCCGAAAAGCCTTGGAAAAGACGATCATTGAAATTCCAGCCGGAAAGCTGGAAAAAGGAGAAGAGCCTTCAGCTTGTGCGAAGCGAGAATTGGAAGAGGAAACCGGCTATGATTGTGAGAGCATAGAATTATTAAATTCATTCTATACTTCTCCCGGATTTGCCGATGAAATTGTTCATGTATATGTTGCAAAAGGCTTAAAGAAGAAGGAAAATGCTGCTGGGCTTGATGAAGATGAGTTTGTCAATCTAATCGAATTGACTCTTAATGAAGCACAGCAAGCCATTGAGGAAAAACAAATTTGCGATGCCAAAACGGTATTTGCTGTCCAATACCTGCTGCTGCAAGAGGTGTTGAAAAACTAG
- a CDS encoding zinc ribbon domain-containing protein, producing the protein MLNQTHIGEFRKILQWVASKRGKQYKMVNERNTTKECCVCGHKEKKEPEVRLFICLSCGHTIVRDLNSAINMAKKIQILSGSDWVKKWKLACITYAVRYDLFANHEKPIASVRNSGANKLNPMA; encoded by the coding sequence ATGTTGAATCAAACACATATTGGTGAATTCCGTAAAATATTACAGTGGGTTGCTTCTAAACGTGGGAAACAATATAAAATGGTAAACGAAAGAAATACAACCAAAGAATGTTGTGTTTGTGGTCATAAAGAAAAGAAAGAACCGGAGGTTCGTTTGTTTATTTGTCTTTCTTGTGGACATACCATTGTTCGTGACTTAAATAGTGCCATTAATATGGCTAAAAAGATACAAATATTGTCTGGCTCGGACTGGGTGAAAAAGTGGAAGCTCGCTTGTATCACCTATGCGGTAAGGTATGATTTGTTCGCAAATCATGAGAAACCGATTGCATCCGTTAGAAATAGCGGTGCAAATAAATTGAATCCTATGGCTTGA
- a CDS encoding YolD-like family protein translates to MIRDRGRIKWVSMMLPEHVKVLREWAEEDSYETKKELDEQQLEIMNEIITEAMEFDKQVTIIHFRERKYELLVGRICSCDSLNSRLHVIDRFGEEHRIEWQNIMEVQHAG, encoded by the coding sequence ATGATTCGTGATCGTGGCCGTATAAAATGGGTATCGATGATGCTGCCCGAGCATGTCAAGGTTTTAAGGGAATGGGCAGAAGAGGACTCGTATGAAACGAAAAAAGAGCTGGATGAGCAGCAATTAGAAATCATGAACGAAATCATTACTGAGGCAATGGAATTTGACAAGCAGGTAACGATTATTCACTTTCGCGAGCGGAAATATGAATTGCTGGTCGGTCGTATCTGCAGCTGTGATAGTTTAAACAGTCGTCTTCATGTCATAGACCGTTTTGGCGAGGAGCACCGAATTGAGTGGCAAAATATCATGGAGGTGCAGCATGCCGGATGA
- a CDS encoding Y-family DNA polymerase: MMDYSKMPQQQILCIDMKSFYASCSAVMEGLDPLDCYLAVVGDKEREGSIVLAASPRMKKEFGIKTGARKFDIPDDPRITVVEPRMATYVRISMEIIRVFNRYVPKEAIHAYSVDESFLRVDGAAKLWGDAVTIAEKIRDDIKREFQLPCAVGIGPNMLMAKLCLDLEAKKQGVAQWRYEDIPNKLWPISPLRDMWGIGGRLEKTLNGMGIFTVGQLAHYDLQKLEKKFGIMGNQLYHHAWGIDLSEIGAPIMAGQVSFGKGQVLMRDYKEEEEIKHVILEMCEEVAKRARTHRKAGRTISFGVSYSQDEFGGGFYRSRTIERPTNVTMEIYRVCLELFHEHYEGKTVRKITMSLSKLSDDVDFQLNLFDLNGWKKRELGYTVDKIRKRFGSDALLRAVSYTAAGTARQRAKLVGGHKR, encoded by the coding sequence ATGATGGATTACAGTAAAATGCCGCAGCAGCAAATTTTATGCATCGATATGAAAAGCTTCTATGCGAGCTGCTCTGCTGTTATGGAGGGGCTTGATCCGCTTGACTGCTATTTAGCGGTCGTGGGTGATAAGGAACGCGAAGGGAGTATCGTTCTTGCGGCTTCACCGCGGATGAAAAAAGAATTTGGCATTAAAACGGGGGCGCGAAAGTTTGATATCCCTGATGACCCGCGGATTACGGTAGTAGAGCCAAGGATGGCCACCTATGTCAGAATTTCAATGGAAATCATTCGCGTTTTTAACCGCTATGTACCAAAAGAAGCAATCCATGCCTACAGTGTTGATGAAAGCTTTTTGAGGGTGGATGGAGCGGCAAAGCTGTGGGGAGACGCCGTGACCATAGCTGAGAAAATTAGGGACGATATTAAACGGGAATTTCAGCTTCCCTGTGCGGTCGGCATCGGTCCTAATATGCTGATGGCAAAGCTCTGTCTTGATTTGGAGGCGAAAAAACAAGGCGTGGCACAATGGAGGTATGAGGATATTCCAAATAAGCTTTGGCCAATCAGCCCACTTCGTGATATGTGGGGGATTGGAGGCAGGCTAGAGAAAACCTTGAATGGAATGGGGATTTTTACGGTGGGGCAGCTTGCCCATTATGATTTACAAAAGCTTGAGAAGAAATTTGGAATTATGGGAAATCAGCTTTACCATCATGCTTGGGGAATAGATTTGTCTGAAATCGGTGCACCGATTATGGCGGGGCAGGTTAGCTTTGGAAAAGGCCAGGTGCTAATGCGTGATTATAAGGAAGAAGAAGAAATCAAGCATGTCATTTTGGAAATGTGTGAAGAGGTGGCCAAGAGAGCCCGGACTCACCGTAAAGCAGGAAGAACGATTAGCTTTGGTGTCAGCTACAGCCAGGATGAATTTGGCGGCGGCTTTTATCGTTCTAGGACGATTGAACGCCCGACAAATGTGACAATGGAGATCTATCGTGTCTGTCTTGAACTTTTTCATGAACATTATGAAGGGAAAACGGTCAGGAAAATAACGATGTCTCTCAGTAAATTGTCCGATGATGTTGATTTTCAGTTGAATTTGTTTGATTTAAATGGATGGAAAAAGCGTGAGCTTGGCTATACGGTGGACAAAATCCGTAAACGTTTCGGCTCTGATGCTCTCTTGCGTGCTGTATCTTATACGGCTGCTGGTACGGCTAGGCAACGGGCAAAGCTCGTGGGTGGGCATAAGAGGTAA
- a CDS encoding aldo/keto reductase, producing the protein MQKRQLGQSDLFVTTLGLGCMSLGHDKKTAESILKTAVEEGINYFDSADLYDFGENEQIIGSALKSVRDKVIIATKAGNRWNEAKDNWSWDPSKAYIKEAVKASLRRLNTDYIDLYQLHGGTIDDPIDETIEAFDELKKEGIIRYYGISSIRPNVIREYAAKSKMVSVMMQYSLLDRRPEEEALPLLQQQQISVVCRGSLAKGMLSEKMLAKASPSVKENGYLDYSYSELAELLPALKAPFDRPFNEIALQYNLAHPAVASVIVGASSLEQLKENIRAVRSQPLTDVELDFLRGHTKANKYVAHR; encoded by the coding sequence TTGCAAAAAAGACAATTAGGTCAATCCGATTTATTCGTTACAACACTTGGGCTAGGCTGCATGTCATTAGGCCATGATAAAAAGACAGCTGAATCGATTCTAAAAACAGCTGTTGAAGAAGGAATTAACTACTTTGATAGTGCGGATTTATATGATTTTGGAGAAAATGAACAAATCATCGGCTCCGCACTCAAATCTGTCCGTGACAAGGTGATTATTGCGACAAAGGCAGGCAACCGTTGGAATGAAGCAAAGGATAACTGGAGCTGGGATCCATCCAAGGCATACATAAAGGAAGCTGTTAAAGCTAGTCTGAGAAGGCTCAATACCGACTATATTGATTTGTACCAGCTTCATGGCGGGACCATTGATGATCCAATCGATGAAACGATTGAGGCTTTTGATGAGCTAAAAAAGGAAGGAATCATCCGTTATTACGGAATTTCATCCATTCGTCCAAATGTCATTCGTGAATATGCGGCAAAGTCTAAGATGGTTTCTGTCATGATGCAATACAGCCTTTTAGATAGAAGACCTGAAGAAGAAGCTCTACCACTTCTGCAACAACAGCAAATAAGCGTCGTTTGCCGCGGCTCACTGGCAAAGGGAATGTTAAGTGAGAAAATGCTGGCAAAGGCTTCACCATCTGTAAAAGAAAATGGCTATTTGGATTATTCCTATTCTGAACTTGCCGAGCTGCTTCCAGCATTAAAGGCACCCTTTGATCGCCCATTCAATGAAATAGCGCTACAATACAATCTCGCTCATCCTGCTGTCGCTTCTGTTATTGTTGGTGCCAGCTCTCTAGAGCAGCTAAAAGAAAATATTCGTGCCGTACGCAGTCAGCCTCTTACAGACGTTGAACTTGACTTTCTCAGGGGGCATACGAAGGCGAATAAATATGTTGCACACCGTTAA